A stretch of DNA from Nitrosopumilus zosterae:
TGGATGCCAGTGTTAGTGAAAAATAATTTTTATCATCTAACCAAGTATGTTTGATGTCAAATCCCACATCATCAAGAAGTTTATGGATATCAGATAACTTGTACTTGTGAGAATATTCGGTATGAATCAGTTCGTCTTTTTCCAAATTTAATAAAAGATCAGATTTCGATATTACTACAGATTGATTTACTAGAGATTTCAGATACATCTCGATTCTCTGATCATGTTCATTGTATAGTGAATGATGTGAAAAATTATTTAAATTAAAATCTGCATCAAGTTCATCATTTATTCTAGAAAGAACATTTAGATTAAATTCCGCAGTTATGCCTTGAGAATCATCATAAGCAGATTCTAAAATCTGCCTATCCTTTACTAAGTCAAGTCCAATCAAAAAAAGATCACCTTTTTTCATGGTTGAATTTATTTTTTGTAGGAATTCATGCCCATCAACAGGAGAGAAATTTCCAAAACTAGAGCCTAAAAATAAAATTAAGTTTTTTTTCTCATCATAGTTTTTTAGAAATTCTAAACCACCTTCGTAGGTGTCAATTATTCCAGTTATGTGCAAATGGTCATAATCTTTCAATAAACTCTCTGAACTTTCTGCCAAAATCTCAGAGATGTCTATAGGGAAATATTCAACAACATCATAAATTTGTGAAAAAATATCAAGAATTATTCTTGTTTTTACAGATGCCCCACTGCCTAATTCAACGACTCTAAAATTTTTGTCCAAATAAGAAGGCAATTCATTTTGAAGTTTTTTTAAAATTGTAATTTCGGTTTTAGTAGGATAGTATTCAGGCAACATACAAATTTTTTCAAATAAATCTGAACCTTTTTTGTCATAAAAAAATTTAGGAGAGATGAATTTACAATGCCTGTTTAAACTAAAAGATATTTCTTCAGCAAATGTTTTTTCAATTCTACTGGCATGAGGTTTGAAATATTGAAGACGGTTATCAATGACATATTTTTTATAATTTAGATTTTTTTGTAAAGTATTACTCAAGTATTAATTCCGGGATTTTTCAACATAAATGCGTTATCCCAAATTTTACGCATAAATCGTATTTCTTGATATACTTCTTGTTTTAACAATAATCAATGAAAGAAATACTAAAAGTTGAGCATTTACAAAAATATTTTAATAAAAAAAGCATGTTTGGAGGAAAAATATCAACAGTCAGGGCAACTGACGATGTTTCATTTTCGCTTGAAATAGGCGAGGTGTTAGTATTAGCAGGAGAATCAGGTTCAGGAAAATCAACTATTGCAAAATTAATTCTTAGATCAATTCAGCCAGATTCGGGAAAAATCTTTTTCGAAGGACATGAAATTGATGATGAAAAAAAGAATTTGGAAAAAATTAGAATGAATTGTCAAATGATTCATCAAGATCCATACGACTCAATCAATCCAAGAATGAAAATTGGAGACATAGTATCAGAACCACTAGAAATTCACAACATAGGAAACAAACAACAGAGATTAAAGAGAGTAGTCGAAGTTTTGCAAGAAGTAAAACTAGAGCCAGCTAACGAGATCATAAAAAAATACCCCCACATGCTATCAGGAGGACAAAGGCAAAGGGTAGTATTGGCAAGGGCGTTGTCCATCAAACCAAAAATCATCATAGCAGATGAGCCTGTATCCATGCTAGACGTGTCAATAAGAGCAGAGATGCTCGAATTAATGCACGATTTACAGAAAAAATACAATATTTCATTTATCTATATCACGCATGATTTGGCAACTGCAAAATATTTTGGTCAAAGAATAGGAGTTTTGTATAAAGGAAAAATTGTGGAGATGGGTCCAATTGACCAAGTTTTATTGAAACCAAGACACCCTTATACCCAAGCATTAATTGACGCCATTTCAGAGCCAGATCCTGACAACCTAAAGAGAGAAAAGAAAATTAGAATTAAAGATGCAACAGACGAAGATGTTTTTCAGGGATGTAGATTCAGAGCAAGATGCCCATATGTGATTGAAAAATGTGCAGAAGAACCAGAGTTATTGGAGATTTCGGACAGACATTATTCTGCATGTCACGTAAAATTAGACTAGGAAGTTTGTACAGAAGGCATTCGTTTATCTTTGTAAGTCACAACATTGGAAACGCCATTCTTTGGGAAAACACCATAGATCAATTTTGCTTTTTGTATAACAGAATCTTTCAAAGAAACCATTATGAATTGACTCTCATGGGATCTTTCTTCCAAAATTTTTGCCAGTCTTTCAGAGTTGGGAGCATCAAGATGTGCATCTACTTCATCAAACAGGTAAAATGGAGAAGGCTTTAGCTTTTGCAATGCAAGTACAAATACAATTGCAGCTAAAGTTTTTTCACCACCACTAATTGAGGTTGATTCTCTTTTTGGCTTATTTGGGAATTGAATCAGATATGATATTCCAGAATTAAAGATATCATCTTCATTTTGTAATTCTAACCATGCATTACCTTCAGTCATTTTATTAAAAATCAAACGAATTTCTTTATCGACTTTGTCAAATGCATCCAAGAATGTCTGACGCTTATCTTTCTCTATATCTTCAATGAATTTAACAATGGAGTTTCTTTCTTCTTCAAGAGAATTCTTTCTTGTAGACATTGAACGATATCCATAGGATACTTCCAGATAGGTTTCAGGGGCTTTTGCATTTAATGCATTTAAAGAATTTAGTTCAGCAGTTAATCCCTGAACAATTGACTCAACATCGAATGTTTCCATATCTTTGTCAAACCCAAATGCGGAGAGAATTTGCTGAAGTTTCGTTTCGTTTTCAACTAAATCATGCAAATCCCTGTTCAAAGAATCAGTTTGACGCTCCAATGAATTGATTTGTTTTGTAATTTCTCGATCTTTTTCAGATAAAACTTTGAGTTTATCATCGTATTCTTTCAGATTTTCAATTGAAGAACCAGATGTGGATATAAGTTCCTGCTCTTTCTCTCTTAATTTAACAAGAATTTCACTTTTTGATTCTTTTTGTTTTTCTAATTCTTGTATTTTTGATTCTAGTTCTTGATGTTCCAAATTCAAAGAATGTTCTTCATTATAAAGACGATCAGATTGAGACTTTTCTCTGTTTTCTTGAGTTTGCAATGTTGTTTGTTGAGAAGATTTATCGCGATATTCATTCATTATTGTAGTGTATTGTTTTTCAATTTCAGACTTCCTGGAATTTATTCTAGACAATTCATTTGCAATTCGAGTCTGTTCACCACTTGCATAATTTTCCTCTACGATTGCGATACGTTGACGTAATGATTCGGCATGAGATTCAGTAGTGGAGATTTCAGACGCAATAGTAGAATTTCTAGAAGTCAATTCAGAAATTCTTTTTGTCAATTGATCTTTCATGGTAATTGCTGAAGTTATTCTGGATTTCAAATTTGCAAGATTCTCATTTGTAGAAGTAAGAGAATTTTCAGAAATGGAGAGTCTTTCTGCATAAGATTGAATGGAATCATCTAATTTTTTCAAAGAATGTTTTTTCTTTAACAGATATTTTTTTATTAATCCAATAGACTGGAATAATCCATCAATATCACTACTCATCGAAATTAGTTTTGTAAGTTTAGAAATTTTTGAATTAATGTCTATTACAACAGTTCCGCCTT
This window harbors:
- a CDS encoding ABC transporter ATP-binding protein, encoding MKEILKVEHLQKYFNKKSMFGGKISTVRATDDVSFSLEIGEVLVLAGESGSGKSTIAKLILRSIQPDSGKIFFEGHEIDDEKKNLEKIRMNCQMIHQDPYDSINPRMKIGDIVSEPLEIHNIGNKQQRLKRVVEVLQEVKLEPANEIIKKYPHMLSGGQRQRVVLARALSIKPKIIIADEPVSMLDVSIRAEMLELMHDLQKKYNISFIYITHDLATAKYFGQRIGVLYKGKIVEMGPIDQVLLKPRHPYTQALIDAISEPDPDNLKREKKIRIKDATDEDVFQGCRFRARCPYVIEKCAEEPELLEISDRHYSACHVKLD
- the egtD gene encoding L-histidine N(alpha)-methyltransferase, with product MSNTLQKNLNYKKYVIDNRLQYFKPHASRIEKTFAEEISFSLNRHCKFISPKFFYDKKGSDLFEKICMLPEYYPTKTEITILKKLQNELPSYLDKNFRVVELGSGASVKTRIILDIFSQIYDVVEYFPIDISEILAESSESLLKDYDHLHITGIIDTYEGGLEFLKNYDEKKNLILFLGSSFGNFSPVDGHEFLQKINSTMKKGDLFLIGLDLVKDRQILESAYDDSQGITAEFNLNVLSRINDELDADFNLNNFSHHSLYNEHDQRIEMYLKSLVNQSVVISKSDLLLNLEKDELIHTEYSHKYKLSDIHKLLDDVGFDIKHTWLDDKNYFSLTLASKI